TCGGTTTTTTTGCGGCCATAACCGCCATGATAAATTTTACCGGTTGTATAAGTTTTATAGCCGTTCTGTTCCAGATACTGTGGCAGCGAAACGCGGTCTTTGAACTTCTCAATGGTGCGAAACCAGGGTGCCAGGCCGTATACGCCTGTCGTCGAAGGCCGCAGGCCCGTCATCAGGCTGGTCCGCGACGGATTACAGAGCGGCGACTGGCAGTGCGCATTCGCGAACAGCGTTCCTCTCGCTGCCACCTTGTCGATGTGGGGAGTTTTAATCTGCGGATGCCCTTTCAGACAGCCGATCCAGTCGTTCTGGTCATCAATGGCGATGAACAGAATGTTAGGCTTTTGAGCCGCCTGCGACGGGGTATAAAACGAGCAGAAGAATATGAGCATCATCAGCAAGCGCATCCGAAGTTCCTTTCGATGAATTCTGAAAGCATAAAGAAATGAAGCAATGGTTTATCATAACCACTGGGGAGAGCGAAAGAAAATGCCTGTATTGATTTGCAGAGAGAGAATTGTCCTATTCCAGAATTCGATCTGGAAAACATAAACATTAGTTGATATATTAGTCGATACCGAATAAGTAGACGATTTTCTTTGGCTCGGGAAAAATCATGCTTTCTTTCTACAATCATCACGGCAAGCAGGGGCGGCGGGAATTCCTGCGCGTGGGCGGTCTGGCGCTGGGCGGGCTGACGTTGCCCGGTCTCCTGTCAACAAAAGCACAGGCTGCTGGTTCCGGGACGCTGCTGAAAAACAAATCGGTCATCTTTCTGTTTATGCATGGCGGACCGAGCCAGATTGAAACGTTCGACCCCAAGATGAGTGCACCGGATGGCATCCGCAGTGTGACGGGCGAAGTGGCAACGAAGATACCCGGCGTGACGTTCGGAAGTACGTTTCCAAAACTGGCGCAACTCGCCGATCGTATGTCCGTCGTGCGTTCTTACCGCACCGGTGACAGTCGGCACGACATCAAACCGGTCGTGCATAAAGATACACTCAACGCGAATCTGGGTTCGCTGTATTCGCGTGTTGTGGGCGCCAATCATCCCGAGAACGGCATGCCGACGAACGCGGTGCTCTTTCCGCAGGCCATCGATGACAAGATGCTGCCCGCCGTCACGCAGTTCGGCAAATTTGATTCGCACGGCCTGATGGGCTCCGCGTATGCCCCGTTCGTGCCCGGTGCGGGTGGCGATATGCAGTCGAATATGTCTCTAGCGATCCCCCCGAATCGTCTTGATGATCGCCGACTGTTACTTTCGAAACTGGATCGTGCCCGCTGGGCGGCTGAGAAAAGTGAAACGTTTGCCGCCAGTTCACAACTGCAGCAACAGGCGTTCGACGTGATCCTGGGCGGCGTCTCTCGCGCCTTTGATTTGTCTCAGGAAGATCCCGCCGTGGTCGCCCGTTACGATACGGCTCCGCTGGTCAAGCCGGCATCCATCAGCACGCGTTGGAAGAACTACAAACGCTACATTGACAACGCTCAGTCACTGGGCAAGCTGCTGTTGATGGCCCGTCGTCTCTGCGAATCAGGCTGCGGCTTTGTGACGATCACCACCAACTTTGTGTGGGACATGCACGCGGATAAAAATAACGCCGGCGTCGGGGAAGGCATGGACTACATGGGCGTGCCCTTCGATCATGCGGTCTCTGCCTTTATGGAAGATACGCACAATCGTGGTCTCAGCGATGATATTCTGCTGGTCTGTTCGGGTGAAATGGGCCGCACTCCCAAACTCAACAGTCGCGGCGGACGCGATCACTGGGGTAATCTATCGCCACTCATGCTGTCAGGCGGCGGTTTGAATACGGGGCAGGTCATTGGCCAGTCAGACCGACATGCCGGCGGACCTCAGACCGAACCGATTGAACGCAAAGACCTGGTCAGCAGCATCATGCACACCCTGTTCGATGTCGGCGAACTCCGCATCACGCGCGGCGTTCCCAACGAGATCGTCCAGGTCGCCACCGCAGGCAAACCGATTCCCGGCCTGTTCTGAAAAGCATATCAGACCGGGAAGTCAGTTTCTGAATAGGGTTCGATCACTGTTTGTGCTCAGGGGACTTCCGCTACCTGCACGTCATCAATCAGTGCCGTACCGCCGGCGTTGCCTTCCGCGGGAATACCAATCCGCAGCCGCAACGTGGCGGTTCCTTCAGGAACTTGGATCACGGTTTGAATCGTCTCCCATTCCGCTAGATCCTGTTTGAGTTCCCGCTGTTCTGAACGGGCAAACCCCAGCGGTTTCTGTGTTGATTGATCCAGGCACTGCACCACCACCATCGGCAGTGACTGCAGACTGCGCGTCCTGACACGAGCAGAAACGCGGTAGGTTTTTCCCGCCTCAAATCCCTGCAAGTCCTGGTGTGCATTGTAGGCTACCTGCTGTTGAGGATGATCGGCTGCGATCCTGATTGCCAGTACACGCGAACCGTTTGCCTCTGGTTCCAGCAGAGACTGATAACTGACCAGCTGCGATTGACCCGGTAGCGAGGTAAATAGCCAGCCGCTGGGAGTCGCGGAACGTGCATCGACCGTTTCAAAGTCCGCATTGACGACTTGCGGCGCCTGAGACGTAGCAGCGCACAATACGAGTGAGAGCAAAATGAGCATTCTTTAATCCTCCTTGAATTTAGAAAATTGCGTCAGACCGAGTTCTCCTGTCGCAATAACTGTGCCACATCTCAGGTTTGTGAAACTGCGAAGTCTATTTAAATGAGGGGCGACGATCTGTTGTCCGGGCAGATCCGATTTGCACAATCTGCCTGTAAATCTTACAGCCCGCTGGAACGACTTTCGTGCTATAACAGGAGTCTCAGGTGCTCTTGAAATTCGCATCAGAAAACCGGGACACAGGTTAATCTTGGACCACGAT
The sequence above is a segment of the Gimesia algae genome. Coding sequences within it:
- a CDS encoding DUF1501 domain-containing protein, with product MLSFYNHHGKQGRREFLRVGGLALGGLTLPGLLSTKAQAAGSGTLLKNKSVIFLFMHGGPSQIETFDPKMSAPDGIRSVTGEVATKIPGVTFGSTFPKLAQLADRMSVVRSYRTGDSRHDIKPVVHKDTLNANLGSLYSRVVGANHPENGMPTNAVLFPQAIDDKMLPAVTQFGKFDSHGLMGSAYAPFVPGAGGDMQSNMSLAIPPNRLDDRRLLLSKLDRARWAAEKSETFAASSQLQQQAFDVILGGVSRAFDLSQEDPAVVARYDTAPLVKPASISTRWKNYKRYIDNAQSLGKLLLMARRLCESGCGFVTITTNFVWDMHADKNNAGVGEGMDYMGVPFDHAVSAFMEDTHNRGLSDDILLVCSGEMGRTPKLNSRGGRDHWGNLSPLMLSGGGLNTGQVIGQSDRHAGGPQTEPIERKDLVSSIMHTLFDVGELRITRGVPNEIVQVATAGKPIPGLF
- a CDS encoding carbohydrate binding domain-containing protein; amino-acid sequence: MLILLSLVLCAATSQAPQVVNADFETVDARSATPSGWLFTSLPGQSQLVSYQSLLEPEANGSRVLAIRIAADHPQQQVAYNAHQDLQGFEAGKTYRVSARVRTRSLQSLPMVVVQCLDQSTQKPLGFARSEQRELKQDLAEWETIQTVIQVPEGTATLRLRIGIPAEGNAGGTALIDDVQVAEVP